A genomic segment from Glycine soja cultivar W05 chromosome 18, ASM419377v2, whole genome shotgun sequence encodes:
- the LOC114396496 gene encoding receptor-like protein kinase ANXUR2, whose amino-acid sequence MFLKCFGFGAQRQYPTVIEELCHRFSLADLRKSTNNFDQNTVIDHEGVSTVYKGCLQHNEDASEYTVAVKRYKAEMEAEGFFRNEIELLCQLRHPNLLSLIGFCNDQNEKIIVYEYMSNGSLHQLLQSGVLSWKKRLEICIGAARGLHYLHAGAKRTIIHRGINPKHIVLDDNMEPKLTGFRISLLGPRSMSKPKPIKVDYIAGTLGYLAREAVLDNTVTDKVDVYSFGMVLLDVVCGRKYLMYPWDTEFLEKPIEKKIDPKIRGKIAPDCWKVIKDITQRCAKLEPDERPTMGEVEVELEHALSLQEQADIVNTNADYTLMSKTVIFRRIHFALPPDSD is encoded by the exons ATGTTTCTCAAATGTTTTGGCTTCGGCGCTCAGAGACAGTATCCAACGGTGATAGAAGAGTTGTGCCATCGATTTTCTCTCGCAGATCTAAGGAAATCAACCAACAATTTCGATCAAAACACAGTAATTGATCATGAAGGAGTTAGTACAGTATATAAAGGTTGTCTGCAACACAATGAAGATGCTTCTGAGTATACAGTGGCTGTAAAGCGATATAAAGCGGAAATGGAAGCAGAAGGGTTTTTCAGGAATGAAATAGAGTTACTCTGTCAGCTTCGTCACCCTAATTTGCTCTCTCTTATAGGATTCTGCAACGACCAAAATGAGAAGATTATTGTGTACGAGTACATGTCCAATGGATCTCTTCATCAACTTCTACAAAGTGGGGTACTGTCATGGAAGAAAAGACTGGAGATATGCATAGGAGCAGCGCGCGGACTACACTACCTTCACGCTGGAGCCAAACGCACCATCATTCACCGTGGCATCAACCCTAAACACATTGTTTTGGATGACAACATGGAGCCAAAACTCACAGGTTTTCGCATTAGCTTACTGGGACCGCGTTCTATGTCAAAGCCAAAACCAATTAAAGTAGATTATATTGCGg GTACTTTGGGCTACTTAGCTAGGGAGGCTGTGTTAGATAATACCGTCACAGATAAAGTTGATGTTTACTCATTTGGTATGGTTCTACTTGATGTTGTGTGTGGAAGGAAATATCTCATGTACCCATGGGACACAGAATTTCTGGAGAAACCTATTGAGAAGAAAATTGATCCGAAAATCAGAGGAAAGATTGCACCCGAttgttggaaagtcattaaaGATATCACACAAAGATGTGCGAAGTTGGAGCCAGATGAGCGACCAacaatgggtgaagtagaggtgGAACTTGAGCATGCTCTGTCATTACAAGAACAAGCAGATATAGTAAACACCAACGCTGATTATACCTTAATGTCCAAAACCGTTATATTCCGCCGGATCCATTTTGCTTTGCCCCCCGATTCAGATTGA